The following are encoded together in the Neomonachus schauinslandi chromosome X, ASM220157v2, whole genome shotgun sequence genome:
- the LOC110592705 gene encoding LOW QUALITY PROTEIN: beta-galactoside alpha-2,6-sialyltransferase 1-like (The sequence of the model RefSeq protein was modified relative to this genomic sequence to represent the inferred CDS: inserted 1 base in 1 codon): MIHTNLKRKFSCCVLAFLLFAVICVWQEKKKWSYYDSLKLQTKEFQMLRSLEKWSMTSSSTQNPHRGSQANRPRGPAKAKPQASFQVWNKISSSKNFITRLQKIWRNYLNMKKYKVSYKGLGPEVKFSAEALHCHLWDSVNISIVEAVDFPFNISKWEGFLPKENIRTKAGPWGRCAIISSAESLKSSQMGQEIDDHDAVPRFNGAPTTNFQQNVGTKTTLRLMDSQLVTSSGHFLXDSLYSEGFLIVWDPSVCHSDIPKWNRSPDYSFFENYKSYCKLHPDQPFYNLKPKMPWELWNIIQEVSTEEIQPNPPSSGMLCDQVDIYQFLPSKCKTNVCYYYQKFFGSACMVSAYYPLLFEKNLVKHLNQGTDKDIYLLGKTILPGFQRIRC; encoded by the exons ATGATTCACACCAACTTGAAGAGAAAGTTCAGTTGCTGTGTGCTGGCCTTTCTCCTATTTGCAGTCATCTGTGTGTggcaggagaagaagaaatggagTTACTATGATTCCCTTAAATTGCAAACCAAAGAATTCCAGATGTTGAGAAGTTTGGAGAAATGGTCTATGACTTCAAGCAGCACCCAGAATCCCCACAGGGGCAGCCAGGCCAACAGGCCCCGGGGCCCAGCAAAGGCCAAGCCACAGGCCTCCTTCCAAGTGTGGAACAAGATCAGCTCTTCCAAAAACTTTATCACCAGGCTGCAGAAAATCTGGAGGAATTATCTgaacatgaagaaatataaagTGTCTTACAAGGGGCTAGGGCCGGAGGTCAAGTTCAGTGCAGAGGCCCTGCACTGCCACCTCTGGGACTCTGTGAACATATCCATAGTAGAGGCTGTAGATTTTCCCTTCAACATTTCCAAATGGGAGGGTTTCCTGCCCAAGGAGAACATTAGGACCAAGGCTGGGCCATGGGGCAGGTGTGCTATTATCTCATCAGCAGAATCTCTGAAGTCCTCCCAGATGGGCCAGGAAATAGATGATCATGACGCAGTCCCGAGGTTTAATGGGGCACCCACAACCAATTTCCAGCAAAATGTGGGCACAAAAACTACCCTTCGCCTGATGGACTCTCAGTTGGTCACCTCGTCAGGGCACTTCC AAGACAGCTTGTACAGTGAGGGATTCCTAATTGTGTGGGACCCATCTGTTTGCCACTCAGATATCCCAAAGTGGAACCGGAGCCCTGACTACAGCTTCTTTGAGAACTATAAGAGCTATTGCAAGCTGCATCCTGATCAGCCCTTTTATAACCTCAAGCCTAAGATGCCTTGGGAGCTGTGGAACATCATTCAAGAAGTCTCCACAGAAGAGATTCAGCCAAATCCCCCATCCTCTGGGATGCTGTGTGACCAGGTGGACATTTACCAGTTCCTCCCATCCAAGTGCAAGACCAATGTGTGCTATTACTACCAGAAGTTCTTTGGCAGTGCCTGCATGGTGAGTGCCTACTACCCACTCCTCTTTGAGAAGAATCTGGTGAAGCACCTCAACCAGGGCACAGACAAGGACATTTACCTGCTTGGCAAAACTATACTGCCTGGCTTCCAGAGAATTCGCTGCTGA